The genomic window ataaaatctatgcaatagcttaaaaaattgtattgagccatgaccgtccgtccgtctgtccgttaacacgacaatttgagtaaatattgagatttgagcttatctgtacccagaatagattggtattgaaaatgagcgaaatcggataataagcacgcccaccttttatatatataacattttggaaaacacaaaaaacttgattatttagtaaataatacacccagaatgttgacatttgacgtgtggactgatattgagacttgataaaaatttgaaaaatttgttttaagtggcaccgcccacttgtgataaaatcagttttacaaatactattaatcataaatcaaaaatcgttaaacctatcgtaacaaaattcggcagagaggttgcctttattattaggaatgccttgaagaaaaatttacgaaatcggttaacggccacgcccacttttatatacaagatttttaaaagggtcgtggacgaataaaataagatatagcTTTGCAaaaaatggtatttcatttcccaggtGGATTTATAAGAATTAATAGGAAGCACTtcagattttgaaaaatgggcgtggcaccgccccttttatgactaagcaattttctatgtttcgggagccataactcaaagaaaaattaacatatcgtaatgatcTTGTCTACACATAcgtaaaaatgaacgggatcggttaaaggtcacggaaacttagatataaagcaagtttaaaagggtcgtagactagaataataagctataacttagcaaaaaataggtttgaatcaatgatatttcacttatccagttttactgtaagaggaaatggggagacatttttcttttaaacgggcggtgccacgcgttatgtagaaaagtaatttatctgaaatgaaatgtacaattgaagctcacgctgagtatataatgttcggtacacccgaacttagacacctttacttgttactaCTATCTTTGAAGAACGATTTGTTATTATCAGTGTTACTGAAAAATTTACACTTGCACCAACCTTAATAttcttttaaaactttttaaagaggTTTTTCAAGTATTTTCTTCGGTACGTGGTAAGTTTTTTCTCATTAAATCTTTCTTTTCAATAATCTGTTTTTTTATCGTTCAACTGAAACTCATAAAAAAACGTatgtattttcttttgtttagAAATATTCTTCAAACAGAAATTTATTCATACGAAGCACAGATTCATGACAAAAATCATTCagttctttgataagaaaaagttaCAACATTTGTAGTTCTTAGATAATTGGCTTACACTTTCTTTTTTATACAATACTTCTTGAAAAAAACTCAGTTTTTATAACATTCATTACATAAACAGCCTAAATTTGTTGCAGGTTTTCTCCTTCTTCTGAGTTGAGTTGTCAGGGAAGGCTTTCATTTGATGCACGACTATATAAAACATTTTCATTAAATCAAACAACAATTCAAAAAAGTTACGCCTACCAACTCGATTTACATATGTCCGTTCAGTTTacaagtacatatatacataatttctttATACAAAAGTAGCTCTAACCGCGATAGGAAATCCTTTGCGCTTTAGGGGCTTCACCCTTTGGATCTGGGCTTTTAACGAATATTACGGGCACGAGTTTGAGTTACTTTTAGTATACCTTCATTCCCGACAGTACCATTGCGACACGTATAATGTTTCTTGATACTACGAAGTGAACATAATCAGGGTCCGGCGATATTGTAGAGTCGTTCAACGTTAATTATTTCTCACTAAGTAGGGATGTGAAACCTAGTAAAGAAGTAGGGAGAACTGGCAGTCTTCCTCGCTTTAAGTTACAACACCATCGTAGCCTTCATCATAGAGCTCCATAATCCACCCTGTTGGTATTGTAGCAGTCCCATTATCCACCCTCATGCAATGCACAAAAATCCGCaaagtaacaaaattaaaaactaagTTCACCAATACAAGCGCAGGCTAGCTATGGTAACCCCGCGACTTTTCCGTCTGTCCCCAGAAAGGCGCATACGAATAGAAATCACGAACGGCACTTACTTTACGTTAAATTTAATTAAGAATTCTTCCCTGGAACCGAACGGATTTAAcataaaatattgtaaagttatCAAGATAAATTTATCTGTGGTCTACCATAGTAACCCGCGCGTGTactctatctatatatataaaaagaagtgtacattttgattgtcactccataactcgagaacggatagaaagattgccatgaggaaagatacaggaagaagAGATGAtgattagttgattttgaaatcccaaatcggtttagccattcttgagttatgatttttttttagaaaaaattcaaaatttgaaaaaaaataaaataaaaagaagtgtacattttgattcaCTCCATAActggagaacggctcgacagattgccatgaaattgcATTGATGAAATCGcacaatatcaaatggggcgctacATTAGCACTAATGAAGCTCTTTGGAGAACTTATTTATTTCCAATTCATGAGCGATATCCTGCTGTGGTTCATTTGGCTGTTCATCTTGAAAATGGCCAGCGTGTCTTTTACCGATGCAAATGTACAGCAGAGAgtagcacaaccaccagcaacaacTTTAACTGCATTCTTTCAATTGTGCGAAAGCGATAACTTTGCCAGAACGTTGCTGTATTCAGAtgtaacgcattatttcacttggACTGCAAAGAAATGGCAacgacgtaaacaaggaacacctctTGATGGCCATccgagtgttttttttttgcagataccATGGGAAGATTGTACACAGTTCATCCAAACAATGCAGAATATTATTATTTGCGATTGTTGTTAGTAAATGTTGTTGGGCCACGTTCATTTCAACATTTGCGAAGAGTGAATGGTCATTTATGTATGACGTATCGTGAAGCATGCGAGCAATTAGGTGTGCTTGAAAATGATGCGTATTGGGATTTAACGCTTCACGATGCATCGATTGCTTCTTCTCCACATCAAATACGTATCTTATATGCCATAATCGTGTCAACATGTTTTCCATCAAATCCTCTTGCACTGTGGTATAAATACAAAGATTTTATGGCAGAAGACTATTTGATTCGAATGCGTCATCACACAAGAAACACTGATTTGCTGATTTCATTGGAAATGTATAATGAGGCATTGATAGCGATTGAAGATATGGGCCTTACGATTGCAAATAAAGGATTAGGGCAATTTGGTTTGTCACCAcccaatcgtccaatgcataatttatttgattgagaattgcaacgtgaacaacagtatgatcccaatgaattataaacatttgtgaatttgaatgttcctaaattaaatgaccatcaaaaacatgtctatgataccatcatccaagcggtacaaaatgaagtcggtggcttatattttttggatgcgcctggtggtacgggaaaaacatttgtgatatcactcattttggcagccattcgatcgcaacgaaaaattgcattggcacttgcttcttcgggaatcgctgctactctatcggatggtggacgaacagtgcactctgcattaaaattgccgttgaatgtgcaggtatgcttatatttattgattgatcactttaaaatttaatggatattaattaaaatgtaattattttcaaattaacaggtgattgaacatcccacgtgcaatatttcaagaaattctgcgatggcaaaagttttgaaacaagcagcaattattctattggatgaatgtacaatgatgcataaaaaatcgctggaaacattacaccgtacaatgcaagatctacgtcagaatcaagaaatttttggtggtgcattaatatttttgtcaggggattttcgacaaatattgcctgtggttccacgatcaacaccggcggatgagatcaacgcatgtttaaagtcttctcttctgtggcgacatgtgcaaaaattgacattgaacataaatatgcgcgttcaattccacaacgaccaatctgcagatcggttctctaagcaattgttagatattggcaatggaaaagttcgagttgataatacaaatggattgattacattgccgaacaatttctgtaccattctccaatcaacagaagagttgattgaaagtgtgtttccaaatattgttcaaaattacaggaatcacaattggttgagagaacgcgcaatactggcaccaaaaaatttacacgtcaatgcaatcaattatcagattcaagaaaaattgccaggtgcagtGACATCACATAAAGATGTTGATAGTGCAATGAATGCAGAtgatgcagtgaattatccaattgaatttttgaattcattggaaccacctggtatgccaccgcattatttgaatttaaaggttggctcatcaattattttactgcggaatttaaatgcaccaaaactgtgcaatggcacaagattagtaataaaaaaattgaagccgaatttaattgaagcgacaatattgaccggaacagcgaaaaatgaaattgtactcataccacgtattccactgattccaacagacatgccaattgaatttaagcgtttgcaattcccagtgcgtctatcatttgtcatgtccATCAATAAGGCCCAAGGACAAAGGCTTCaaatatgcggattaaatttggaggagccgtgcttttcacatggagctatacgtggcctgctcaagagttggaactccaaattgtttgtttgtgctcctttccaatgggcaaactaaaaatattgtatatccaaatgttttggattgacattaataattttaaaatacaatgcattcatttcataaaaaaaatctttcatttctttttttggttggttgctacgaagtgcaacggggtccgctagtttggtatataaatttgcctatattagtatttacgatgcttttttccgcgaagtagaccagagacggactgggactgagactgagactcggagtgggactgggactgggattgagactcggaatgggactggaacaaaataaataccaccctctgggactggtaataagatattaagaagaatgagaaaaacttgagagaagagaaaagagagaaggagactgcgaaagagatagaatgagacgaagatggatgaAGCGGAAAATACGGAGGAGGattgaatacaaagattaggaaaaagtgtagaggggcgagggcagagttagacggaaaaagcttattaaaatgtatgcagatagaccaaatttagggcagaacaacgtctgccggatctgctagtctatatatatatataaattaaattctgtgtgtgtgcgtgtgtgtgttcgctatggaaacgtatttcccacacttcaatcatcaccaaattttggctttAGATTCCTTCGATAAACACGAAATAATAATATCCTAGCAAACGGTGTATAGCTTATCTAATCCATTATTTTGCATGCATTTTATttgaccattacaaaaaaataaaaaattaacttcgaCTTATTAAAAGTCCTTGAAAGGACACTAGCAGGTACAACATTTATATGGGCAATTTACTCCTGACTGCAATCTAAATAAAAGTCCTTATGTCATTAGATCTCCTAAAATTACTGGTTTACGAGATATTAGCCAATACagacatatacaattttttagtgcatttttagcttttaggtcaaatttccatggaattttttcactacagatgtccagatttttttttatagatcttATGTTTTATCCCCATTCTTTCAGTAAATGCGTGGTGAGCGAAATAATTATGTGGTCACAAGTCATAACCGCCTAAGtctgtttttcaattttttcaggATAGCAATTGGGTATGATAT from Eurosta solidaginis isolate ZX-2024a chromosome 3, ASM4086904v1, whole genome shotgun sequence includes these protein-coding regions:
- the LOC137246541 gene encoding ATP-dependent DNA helicase PIF1-like, with the translated sequence MAKVLKQAAIILLDECTMMHKKSLETLHRTMQDLRQNQEIFGGALIFLSGDFRQILPVVPRSTPADEINACLKSSLLWRHVQKLTLNINMRVQFHNDQSADRFSKQLLDIGNGKVRVDNTNGLITLPNNFCTILQSTEELIESVFPNIVQNYRNHNWLRERAILAPKNLHVNAINYQIQEKLPGAVTSHKDVDSAMNADDAVNYPIEFLNSLEPPGMPPHYLNLKVGSSIILLRNLNAPKLCNGTRLVIKKLKPNLIEATILTGTAKNEIVLIPRIPLIPTDMPIEFKRLQFPVRLSFVMSINKAQGQRLQICGLNLEEPCFSHGAIRGLLKSWNSKLFVCAPFQWAN